The following coding sequences lie in one Musa acuminata AAA Group cultivar baxijiao chromosome BXJ3-1, Cavendish_Baxijiao_AAA, whole genome shotgun sequence genomic window:
- the LOC103999038 gene encoding protein RALF-like 33 — translation MARSSAAPSLMSLGLLLVLLSAAAAAAASGDELSLGWIPVRSGCSGSVAECVAGEEFELGSEVTRRILARSYYISYAALRRDSVPCSRRGASYYNCRPGARANPYSRSCSAITRCRR, via the coding sequence ATGGCGAGATCTTCGGCAGCTCCTTCTCTCATGTCTCTCGGCCTCCTCCTGGTCCTCCTCtcggcggcagccgcagccgctgcgTCGGGGGACGAGCTCTCCCTGGGGTGGATCCCCGTTCGATCCGGCTGCAGTGGGAGCGTGGCGGAGTGCGTGGCAGGGGAGGAGTTCGAGCTAGGGTCGGAGGTGACCCGCCgcatcctcgcccgctcctactaCATCAGCTACGCCGCTCTCAGGCGCGACAGCGTGCCCTGCTCCCGCCGTGGCGCCTCCTACTACAACTGCCGCCCCGGCGCCCGCGCCAACCCCTACTCCCGCAGCTGCTCCGCCATCACCCGCTGCCGGCGGTGA